The Gemmatimonadota bacterium genome contains a region encoding:
- a CDS encoding iron-sulfur cluster assembly accessory protein, producing the protein MSITVTPNAAAEVQKFIAEQGAAAETAGLRVAVLPGGCSGFQYGLNVEDEPQQDDEVLESNGLRVFIDPFSAQYLRGVEIDYVTSMMGSGFSFKNPNATGGCGCGSSFTA; encoded by the coding sequence ATGTCGATTACGGTGACGCCCAACGCGGCCGCGGAGGTGCAGAAGTTCATTGCTGAGCAGGGTGCGGCTGCCGAGACAGCGGGACTGCGGGTGGCCGTGCTGCCCGGTGGCTGCTCGGGTTTCCAGTACGGTTTGAACGTCGAGGACGAGCCGCAGCAGGATGACGAGGTGCTCGAGTCCAATGGGCTGCGCGTCTTCATCGATCCGTTCAGCGCGCAGTACCTGCGCGGCGTCGAGATCGATTACGTGACCAGCATGATGGGCTCCGGCTTCAGCTTCAAGAATCCGAACGCGACGGGCGGCTGCGGCTGCGGCAGCTCGTTCACGGCCTGA
- a CDS encoding cation:proton antiporter regulatory subunit — protein MEVREVDLPGVGKKFAVQTREGERLTVIIHNTGHREIYNFRRGEDFPFHALRLEDEEARKLAAILGGAYFQPALAGSVDLILEQLSIEWVKVGAGSPFADRTIAELELRRRTGASVIAVLREGKAVPNPQPEERVVAGDTLVVVGSREQVDQVLATARGEGG, from the coding sequence ATGGAGGTGCGCGAGGTCGACCTGCCGGGCGTGGGCAAGAAGTTCGCCGTGCAGACGCGGGAAGGTGAGCGGCTGACGGTAATCATCCACAACACCGGGCACCGCGAGATCTACAATTTTCGGCGCGGCGAGGACTTTCCGTTCCATGCCCTGCGCCTGGAGGATGAGGAGGCGCGCAAACTGGCGGCGATCCTGGGCGGCGCCTACTTCCAGCCGGCGCTGGCCGGGTCCGTGGACCTGATCCTCGAGCAGCTCTCCATCGAGTGGGTCAAGGTCGGGGCAGGCTCGCCCTTCGCGGATCGGACCATCGCGGAGCTGGAGCTGCGGCGGCGCACGGGTGCCAGCGTGATCGCGGTGCTGCGAGAGGGGAAGGCGGTGCCCAACCCGCAGCCAGAGGAGCGCGTCGTCGCCGGCGACACCCTGGTCGTGGTGGGCTCGCGCGAGCAGGTGGACCAGGTCCTCGCGACGGCGCGGGGGGAGGGCGGATGA